The following nucleotide sequence is from Coffea eugenioides isolate CCC68of chromosome 3, Ceug_1.0, whole genome shotgun sequence.
CGGAATACCGCAAGCCCAGTCCTTTCTTATCTTGAAGCTCTGGGTTTTGTCAAGGAACCTCTATAGCGGGtatttagattttattttttctgaATTTAGAATTTTGTACTTGCAGAATTTGCCCTAATTTTAGTGCTTATGGATCTTAATTTTTTAACATTGTCCAGCTTCAAACAAGTAaaatattctctttttttttgggggttttgAGAGACATcttgtctttcttttttattattttgtgcAGAGGATGGCAGCTAAATGGTGGTTAGCTGCGGCAATTTTGATATCTTTATGTGCAACTTCGACTGGAAGAGGTAATTAATTAGTTAGTAAAGTTGATGCTTTGGAAGTTTATTTACGTAATTTGGCTGTTAACTGACTGTTGGAAGAATTTGAAGCTATAGATTGCATAGTTTAGGTCGTGATTTATGTTGAGTTATGCTTTGAGTTAGAAGAAAATGTGAATGTGATTTCTTGAAGTTGTGCTTGTTTAAATGAGCAAGGGATTTTTCCTCTAGAGAATCTAGGAATTTAACAAGAACATTGAAGCATGGAGTTCTTCAAGGAGGTATCCTTGCGTATAGTAATGTGCTTCCATTATCATGAGAGTACGTGAATTTTCGTTCATTCTTTTCTTGCCGGGTGAAAATCTATCTTGAGTGCCATGAGCATGGTTTACATGAGAAGAGGGTAGCTCTTGATTTCAATAATGTTTTTCAATGTCTGCACTTGAATGAAGGGAACTGGACATTCACGTGTAATGAGTATGCAACAAGCACTTACTATTTTATGACTGTAAATTTCCTGAAATGATTTTGGAAAAGACTAATCTAAAATGCTAAGATTAGTAATGGGGAtccttttctgtttctgttcTTTTCTCGTGTTGTGTTTTTCTTAACCTTGAGTCATAAAATATGCGAACTTTTTGACTCACTTTGTTGTGGTAACTCCAATCTCATTtatcttttgttgttttttggATCAGAGCTTAAGGTCAAGATCAAGCACAAGGGTCATCTGCCAGTGTACAATCACACACTTGCAAGAGTATTGGCAGAATATGCTTCAGCAGTAAGTTTAGGCACCAATATAGAAGCTCAACTCTATGTTTATACAACAATTGATCCATACCTAGTAGCTTTTACTTTTAGCATACGTTGTATTACTAAGACACTTTGTGGTTTAATTCTGAGAAATTCCATACCGACAATGCATCTGAAGGAAAATTTGGCACTCGCAGGTCTACTGGTCAGATACAACACAATTATTTACTTGGACATGTGAAAGATGTAATGATCTCACCGAGGTACTTTACAAGCGTGACCACTTTATACTCAGCTGATTGAACTAATGGAATTGCGGGTCATTGATGCATgatttttcccccttttttggCTAGTATCACAGTAATGGTCAATTATGTGTCTAAGCAAAGAAATTTTCTATATTGAAGCAGGGTTTTGAAATGATAGAGCTAATTATTGATGTCCAACGCTGCCTCCAGGTGTGTTTTTGCTGTATAATGGAATGAGGACGGTGGATTGGATTCCAATTTTAACTGTTTGATCCaattcttctccatttcttccctTGATGGTGGCATTGTTGCTTACAGTTTCTTATAATTGCTGCAGGCATTTGTAGGAGTAGCAAAGGATCTCAATGCTATTATAATTGCATTTAGAGGCACTCAAGAAACCaggtttcattattttcttaCTCCATGTTGATATGTTGTTTATCTCTCAATACAGACTGTTTAGTGAAGTAAAAGGGCCTTGCTCTAAGTTGACAGTTGGAGTTCATTAATTATGTCCATTTATGGGCTAGAAACATGACTACATGTCCTTTTAGATTTTCCCAGAACTTAAAATATTCCTTTTGCATCCAAACAGTGGAGGGTCTGCAGCCATTTCTAACACCGAGATGGATGACAGGAGTGAAGTTTTCTATTAGCTATTTGCTTATCATATTTAGTACATAATAGCAAGTGATAATTGGGTCTAAGACCTAACTACAGGACAGGGTAATAAGATCGTTCCAGACTTGGACCTCTTATAAAAAAGTCGATAATATCTGAAATATCGACTATCTTAATATGATTATTTCATGTTCTTATTTCAGAGTGGAGGGTATTCGCTTATTTCATGTGCTTTAATATGTCTTCGCTGACTATCTTAGCCCAAATGTTCTGTCATATTCTGATTTCCTTGGGTGGGTTAATTCGTTCGGTACAGCATACAGAATTGGGTTGCAGATTTGTACTGGAAGCAACTTGACATAGATTACCCTGGAATGGATAATGCAATGGTGTGTGCTACATTTAGTTCTGAGTTATGTCTTCATTCTAGATTCTTTATGGAGCAAATTGTGTTCATTTGTCTCTACATTGTTTCAGGTGCACCATGGTTTTTATACTGCATATCACAACACAACTTTACGTCCGGGAATTCTAAGTGCTGTTGAAAGAGCAAAGGAGTTATATGGTGATATTAAAATTATGTCGACAGGGCATTCAATGGGAGGAGCTATGGCTGCTTTCTGTGCACTGGATCTCACGGTAATTGTGACCTTGAGATCTTTGAAGTTTTTAATTTCTAAACACTTTGTCTTCTATATATGTCTCCTGGATACACGACTGATTAAATAGGGATACTATTACTATATCATGATCTTTTTGAGTAGTGTTTTGTTGGAATTGTTGTCTTTGTGCTCTCGTTTCCTCCATATTCACTATTCGTAATCCTCCTTACACCCCCATTTAAAGAAAATTTAGGAGGAAAAGGGAGGAAATTTTCTTTAAAGTGTTCTTTGATGGCTGAACTAGCATACATAGGCGCTTGCTATATACTTctatttttacaaaatatttGGTTGTGCCACCCTTCATGATGTAAGGTCAATAGGAGACCTGACGTGgtcttttctttgcatttttaGCAAATGGAGCATGGAATGATTAGTATGTGTAGAAAGTTTATTTAAGGGTAATTAGTGGAGAGTTGCATCTCTGGACGAACATTAGGAGATTGTGTTGAACACTTTGTGCTTTACCAGGATATGTGTTAGGTTATTCTGGGGATATCTTATCATTGATCAAAGCTTTCTCTGCTTATTCCCAGGTCAATATTGGAGAGAAAGATGTTCAGGTTGTAACATTTGGACAACCTCGAATTGGTAATGCAGCTTTTGCATCCTACTATAGTGAATTCGTTCCTCGCACAATTAGGGTTACACATGAGCATGATATTGTGCCTCATTTGCCgccttattattattatttcccTCAGAAGACGTACCATCACTTCCCAACAGAGGTAATCCTCTAATAAATTGGATCTTGTGTGGTTGGGTACATGCATAGTATTTTGATCAAATTGTGCATACTAGGTAAAGTCAAATAACATGTGTCGTTTTCTGAAATTGCTTTCTAGCTTTTTCTCAAATTAATACTTGGATTTGCAGGTGTGGCTTTATAATATTGCTTTTGGAAGTTTAGTTTTTATGATTGAGAAGGTGTGTGATAGTTCTGGTGAAGATCCGACATGTAGCAGGTGAATTTTCTCTTAATTGACTCCTAAGATGTAGAAATTGTTATTTTGAATGATTATTTCTGCGCTTGCCATGAACTTGAGGATGAGAGGAAGTTGATGACAATGAAGACACTTGGTTGGCCATACAGTATTAAGCATTTGTCCCTTGTTTCATTGACCATGAAAGACATATTAAGTTGTTTTAGCTCATGTATACGTCTGTTCATTGATGGCACAATTATCTGAAAAGTTAGCAAAAACTTTTGCAGGTCAGTGTCTGGAAACAGCATTCTTGATCATTTGGTGTATTATGGTATTCAAATGGGTAACGAGGAAGGAGTTTCGTGCAGAATAATCCTGGATCCTCGTGTTGCTGCATACAGAACCATGGATATTGACGGAAATTTTGTGTTAGCTCGAAATTTATCATCCACTATTTTGAGAAGAAGCTCGGAAGTGAAGGGTCAGGTGGATTCAATGTAGATATGTTGTTACTTGTACATAGACGAGATGTTGCCGCATTCTTTTGATCCTTTCCCTGGGACTCTGCATCTTTGAAGTACACTGCTGAAAATTGGTACTTCTCTGGAATGGTTTGGGAAAAACTACTTGTATATAGTTAGTAGATTCTATTTCCTGAAACGAAAAGGGGGACTGCGACTGACTTCATCATTGTTTATGTAAATACATTAATTGTTGATATATACAAAGATTAAGCAACTGGGAGGTGATGGAGTTGCTGGTCATTCTCCACATCCAAGCTGCTTTCCCTAAACCActccccacccccccccccccctcctcctactaaaaaaaataaaataaacaagtAATAATAAGGAACAGCCTCCGCAGTCCAGGTTATCCTATGAGGGTTGACATCTTAATGCATACGGGAGAAGTATAAACGATGGTATCTTCGTTTTGTAATCCACCAACTTCTCAAATTGCTCTATAAAACAGCGTtatggccgagagagagagagagagagagagaagaaatgCAGTAGCAGCTGAAGATGCACATCTATGTATACCTTCAACCAAAATGGTTGATGCCCTTGTATTAAAATAAGAACAAAAAAGTGAGCGTCAATAGTGTCACTCCGTGATAATATGTTAGGCCGGGGCCTGTTGATCAGTGATGAAAATGCTGTTGAGATTCTCAAGAAACTCTTGAAATGAGAGGAACAGAGTTTgagattttgatgaaacatttgataTCATATTGCATGGCATTCTACCTCAAGGGCACTTTGAGTTTTGTATTTTCTAACAGCTCAAACTTGATCGTAGTTTCCTATCAATGGGCAAATGaaaacttcaagaaattcaagatttgGGGTTCGTTTGATTTTAGCTGATAATCAATGACCAAGATGTTAGAAAAACAAGAAGGATTGAGATTCTGGCGGAACATCTGTCAATGTGTATTAAAGAAACCCTGAACAGAATAGTAATATTGATAGTTCGATAAATGAATAAATACAGCCGTATATGTCTGCCAGTAAACAGAATAAATTGATAACGAGTACATAATTTGGAGATACCATCGACTTCCAATATCAAGTACTTAAAAATGCCTAATGGATGAGTCTTCAGGTTGTCTTTGGATCCTTTTCAGATGATTCAGTTGCATGCTcctgaaaattcacaaacaCTGTACTTAAGTTTCTGATGAATTCCAGTAAAGCAAATATTGGTACATTAAGTAGCTAAAAGATAGGGTCAACAAAGAACAGGACGAGGCAGCAGGAGATCAGGATCTCAGGTGGGTTCCCTCACAAAAAGGCTGGATCAAAATAAACACAGATGCGGCTTTGAACCAAAAGATGAACAAGGCAGGATGGAGAGTAGTAGCGAGAGACAGTAAAGGGAAGGTGCTGATTACATGGGCAACTCCAAGAAGTAGCTGCAGTGAGGCGAGACTAGAGGAAGCACTAGCAATCAGGGAAGCAATGATACAGGCAAAAAGAAGGGCATGGAAGAAAGTTGAGTTCGAGTCAGATTGCAAGATGATATAAGGAAACTAAAAAGATGCTCTGATAAATGTTGTTTTCTTTCACCAAAAGAGAAAACAACTGTGTCAGTCATAGTTTAGCAAGGTTCGCTGTTAATTGTTTAAATGAGATTGAGTGGGAAGGAAACTTTCCAGCTTGGCTGTTAGAGGCAGCTCAAGCAGATGTAAAAGAACAGTTGCACTAGTTATTAATGCAAATGTTATcggttttggaaaaaaaaaaaaaaaaactagataAAACTTTTCCACCTTCCTACGTCAAAAATTCTGTAGAGATGTTGAAAATTGTGAGATTTAGATAATGGCATTATAACCGGAATATCAGCATGATTGTGAGGTGGTAAGTAGATTATCCAGCATGATTGTGAATGATTTATCGGTTAGAAAGTGaattgaaagcaaaaatgaCTGCACTAGTAATTAGAAAATCGGATTAAAGGTTGCAATTTTACAAAGTTTGTTGTCTAACAAGATGTTGTGaattataaaaattgttaaaaccACCCCAAATACCATCCTCTAAAGCCTAAATATCAGAACCATACCTCTTTAGCATCAGGAGCCTTCTCGGCTTTTGTTTCAGTAGTTTGCACGGCAGCTTCTCCCTCTTTatcttgatttcctttgttttctgTAAGGGCCTCTTCTGCATATATAGAGCAAATCATATCAACGATCAATATCGAGAATTGAAACTAAGCCTATGTTACTGGCAAATTTCGTGAATTATAGTCCTACAAAGCTAGAATCACTGAGATAATTCATGCAGCAAAGCTGATAAAATATTATGCACTGATCACCAACCACTTTTTGTCTCTGTGGTTGGTCCCTTGTCCTCCACAATTTCATTTGCATCTGTTTGCTGCTCAGATGCGGCTTTCTTGGGTGGGGAATCAGGGCCAGCTTCCTCCTTTTTCGTTTCCTCGGTGCTTCCTTCCTTCAGATCTTTCTTTTCACTCTCATCTTTTGTATCCTCAGGAACAACCGCGGTCTCtttgttctctttttctttgacaGTTTCGACTACAGCCTCTCCCTTTCCTTCATGATCGCTTTCTTTCACATCATCGGCTTTTGGAACCTCGCTTTCTGTCACATCATCAGCTTTTGGAATTTCGCTTTCTTTGACAATGGCACCTCCCGAATCTTTATTAACATTCTCACCTTCATTGACAACCACCTTAGCACCTTTTTTTGGTTCTTCCAGGGATGCATTGGTGTTTGTTTTCACATCATCTGTGGCTCTCTCGATGACAGTTGGATTCTCCTGACCATTCGCCTTCTTAGAATTTGATCTCTTGCTTTGGCTGACGGTATCTGCCGTGGCAACAGCATGTTTTGATTCCCCACAACCCATTGTTGATGCTGCAGAAAGGGAGGGGGTGGTGGGGTTTTCGTTCCTcaatgaaagaaagaagaaagaaaggagggaggagaaAAATATAAACTTCCCTCTGTGATCTTCAAGGATCTTAAGCTTGTGAAGAGACTTAAGCTGTCCTCCTTTGTTTGAATCTATTTTTAGGAGGATACCGCCTTTCACGTTGTGATTTGAAGGTCCAAATAAATCCATGTTGTCATTTTCTTAAACAGGGCATATTGTCACGGAATATAGCTGGCATTGAGTACTGCTGATCAGTATATCATTTGAATTTTTGCAATCTATCAATCCATATAACAcggattaattttttatttgataaaatcCAACTGTTAACGTTATAATTCTGTGCTATTTTTGTTCGTGGTCTAGTCTGCTAATTGTGCATCTACATACCCTCTTTCCTTGTGTATGAGAATAAGCTGGTAGACCGTGGGAAACTACCCCCATTAATAATAAGTTCCCCATTAATATTCGTGTTATGTTCTTTATCAATCAACTCCAAGGAAAACTACTCATCCCATCCTATGTTGCTTAGGGGCACAGACTTGATCATGTAAAATGGTTGAGACTAGTTGTTACAAGTTAAAAATTCATCATCTCGAGATACATTTATTTATgttatgagtaaatcttatatacaccgGCAGTATATACATTATCACGGTTGGATATACgacacatatgcaaaatttaagtttcaaatttaaattcgaattatgtgttatgtatttgatggtgaaagtgtatacactgtcagtatatagaagattaatccatGTGTTAGTATTCAGAACAttgttgaaattttacaagcTGAAGCTAAATTTTAAGACTTCAATGAGTATTGAATCTCTTAATGAGGCAAATCCTCTCAAAGTTTGCAACTTGTTCACATGTTGCTATGCATTGTGCAAAATCTTCTTCAATCTTGTGAAGTAACGGAGCATATTTTGTTGGTGTCTTGCTTGTGCACTTGAAGACCAAAGATAAAACAAAAGTGTTCCTTTGCCGGCTGGAGCATAGGGTTGTCATTTTGGCATTTCGCAAACTTCAATTGGAGCTTCCACCTTCAACATTTATTGTGTTTGTCTGATCCTCTGGTTTCGACATCCTTTCTTCTTTCTCAAACTTCTAGAGGCGTTTACGTCTGTGATCAACCTGGGCCATGTGTCTTTTTGCCAggactcttctttttctctatAACTGGACTTCTATAGATGTAACAAGTCAACAGGATGTGAGCCCTTACCTTCTTTTATTTCGCTTTTTCAAGGAATGATAAGACACTTATAGTCAGTTTTGATACATGAAAGCCTGTTACTACTCTGGTAATGCATGCCACCCATCCTAAAATAAAATGTGTGAAGACCTAAATTCTCTAAACTACGTAAAACTTATAGAAATTTATACAAGTAGTAGGAGTACAATTGTTTGTTTGCATGCAAAATAATGTAGTGGACTAGAAATCTAGAACAGAAGGCTTAGAAATGCGATGTCCGAAGGAATGTAGTGCAGGGAATCAGGTTGCCTATCAAAAGAAATGACCAAGGGACTAAGGAGGACATGTATAAAGGTGCTCGTGTCCATGTATGGGACTATTTTGCCTGTTTTGCGTCAATAGTCATATAGGCCTAAAACTAGGACTGTGAATGGCTTCGAACCAGTGCGAGCCTGGCCTGAGCCTGTGCCCATTCGACCCAAAAAAGCCTGTTAAATCTTATGTATGGGATTAATTATTTTGGTTGCACGTGCCACCAGAAGGACGGAGTTTgagataaattttttatttgtgaCGTTTAGGATTTCAAGACTGGGTGGAGTTTCGAAGAGTGATCTGACGTTGATTTTCTTGGAAGGTGAAGTTGTCGGCAGATCGAATCAGAGGATAAAGCTTAAGTGGGATGTTGAACTATTACACGGCATCTCAAGTCGAGATGTTATAGCTGAAGTACGGCTGTGACTCCTAAGCCGTTTGGTAAGAGggaattggaattggaattcaaAGACCGCTTGGTACAAAGAGTTTGGAAACCAAGAATTGAAATGAGCACTATATTTATATTTGTTGCTTGTTAAATAGGTATGGGTATTGAAAAATTGGAATGAAATCTAAAAATCTGGTGACTCTCCATTCCCGATTATATTGGAAGGTTTTGGTTGATTACCAAATTTGACTCCTAAATGAAATATAAAAAACACACAACCACCCTAACAAAATACCACCCCTTCTCCACTTCCTCCCCCGCCACCTCCATTCCACCACCTCTGCTCCCTTCCTCCTTCCCCATCCCACTAACATCCACTAGGGATGGGCGCGGGTCGGGTATCCTCCCCATTCACCAATTGGCAGACCCGACCCGCACCTTGCGGGTCAGCCATTTTTTGACCCTTACCCGCCCCGCATATCAACGGGTACCCTATAATCGAGTACTCGTTGAGATAGGGTCGGGTCAACGGGTACTCGCCCCGtcccattta
It contains:
- the LOC113765695 gene encoding lipase-like, which encodes MAAKWWLAAAILISLCATSTGRELKVKIKHKGHLPVYNHTLARVLAEYASAVYWSDTTQLFTWTCERCNDLTEGFEMIELIIDVQRCLQAFVGVAKDLNAIIIAFRGTQETSIQNWVADLYWKQLDIDYPGMDNAMVHHGFYTAYHNTTLRPGILSAVERAKELYGDIKIMSTGHSMGGAMAAFCALDLTVNIGEKDVQVVTFGQPRIGNAAFASYYSEFVPRTIRVTHEHDIVPHLPPYYYYFPQKTYHHFPTEVWLYNIAFGSLVFMIEKVCDSSGEDPTCSRSVSGNSILDHLVYYGIQMGNEEGVSCRIILDPRVAAYRTMDIDGNFVLARNLSSTILRRSSEVKGQVDSM
- the LOC113766877 gene encoding nucleolin 2-like; the encoded protein is MGCGESKHAVATADTVSQSKRSNSKKANGQENPTVIERATDDVKTNTNASLEEPKKGAKVVVNEGENVNKDSGGAIVKESEIPKADDVTESEVPKADDVKESDHEGKGEAVVETVKEKENKETAVVPEDTKDESEKKDLKEGSTEETKKEEAGPDSPPKKAASEQQTDANEIVEDKGPTTETKSEEALTENKGNQDKEGEAAVQTTETKAEKAPDAKEEHATESSEKDPKTT